The following proteins are co-located in the Phragmites australis chromosome 10, lpPhrAust1.1, whole genome shotgun sequence genome:
- the LOC133930593 gene encoding uncharacterized protein LOC133930593 isoform X1, translating to MHRAMRLRCIARCLLRRPLWHEPTTPAVASSGGGGALGGSAVVRRLGAPPRPCGERWRLCRFYSSKEGIGSSDAAVGSAGGGSGSGSGSSSEQEHARLGERDQQEWLSGERFLNGSKRRESPFLTKRERFRNEFLRRVVPWDKTGVSWNSFPYYVDANARQLLSECVASHLRHKDVVLEYGSGLQSSSGRILLQSLPGTELYRERLMRALANELHASLLVLDSSVLAPYDFGEDCSESEEEDNHAESEDEGSESEVEDQGESGESDDENTIKSVEDLKKLVPCTLEEFAKRVVGVQESSSAAESSGTAELSEEEKRPLQKGDRVKYVGASVVVEADHRIILGKIPTQDGSKSAYTFISGRTLSNGQRGEVYEINGDQVAVIFDPPEEKLADGKKDEANEEQHAKPAVYWVDTQDIVHDNDTQAEDWHIAIEALCEVLPSLQPAIVYFPDSSQWLSRSVPRSNRREFVEKVEEMLDQLTGPLVLICGQKVVEEAAAAPKDKEPKTLLFHNLSRLSPLSSSLKRLVGSLKGRKPSRSSDISKLFKNRFFIPLPKDDEQLRVFNSQIEDDRKIIISRHNLVELHKVLEEHELSCEDLLHVKSEGIVLTKQRAEKVVGWARSHYLSSAVRPSIKGDRLILPRESLDIAIGRLKEQDASNKKPSENMKILAKDEYERNFISAVVPPNEIGVKFDDIGALEDVKKTLDELVTLPMRRPELFSHGNLLRPCKGILLFGPPGTGKTLLAKALATEAGANFISITGSTLTSKWFGDAEKLTKALFSFASRLAPVIIFVDEVDSLLGARGGSFEHEATRRMRNEFMAAWDGLRSKENQRILILGATNRPFDLDDAVIRRLPRRIYVDLPDAQNRMKILKILLAKENLESDFRFDELANATEGYSGSDLKNLCIAAAYRPVHELLEEENKGDTSSTKTSLRALKLDDFVQAKAKVSPSVAFDATSMNELRKWNEQYGEGGSRSKSPFGFGS from the exons ATGCATCGCGCGATGCGGCTGCGATGCATCGCGCGGTGCCTCCTGCGCCGGCCGCTCTGGCACGAGCCCACCACCCCCGCGGTAGcctccagcggcggcggcggagccctcGGCGGGAGCGCCGTGGTGCGTAGGCTCGGTGCGCCCCCGCGGCCGTGCGGCGAGAGGTGGCGGCTGTGCCGGTTCTACAGCTCGAAGGAGGGCATTGGCAGCTCGGATGCGGCTGTGGGGAGCGCCGGCGGAGGTAGCGGTAGTGGTAGCGGTAGCAGCAGCGAGCAAGAGCACGCGCGGCTCGGGGAGAGGGACCAGCAGGAGTGGCTGAGCGGCGAGCGGTTCCTCAACGGCTCCAAGCGCCGGGAGTCGCCATTCCTCACCAAACGGGAGCGTTTTCGCAACGAGTTCCTGCGCCGCGTCGTGCCATGGGACAAGACTGGCGTCTCGTGGAACAGCTTCCCGTACTACGTCGA TGCGAATGCGAGGCAGCTGCTGAGCGAGTGCGTGGCATCGCACCTGCGGCACAAGGATGTTGTCTTGGAGTACGGTTCTGGGCTGCAGTCCTCCAGTGGGAGGATATTGCTCCAGAGCTTGCCAG GGACTGAACTTTATCGGGAGAGATTGATGAGAGCACTTGCCAATGAGTTACATGCGTCGTTGTTGGTTCTTGACAGCAGTGTTCTAGCTCCATAT GATTTTGGTGAAGATTGTTCGGAGAGTGAGGAAGAGGATAATCATGCAGAGTCAGAGGATGAAGGTTCAGAATCGGAGGTGGAAGACCAAGGTGAATCTGGTGAAAGCGATGATGAAAATACTATTAAATCCGTGGAAGACCTAAAGAAGCTAGTTCCATGCACTCTTGAGGAATTTGCCAAG AGAGTTGTTGGGGTACAGGAAAGTTCTTCGGCAGCAGAATCCTCTGGCACTGCTGAGTTGTCTGAAGAAGAGAAAAGGCCACTCCAAAAGG GAGATAGGGTCAAGTATGTTGGAGCGTCAGTGGTTGTTGAAGCAGATCATAG GATCATTTTGGGGAAAATACCTACTCAAGATGGCTCAAAGAGTGCCTATACCTTTATTAGTGGCAG AACTTTATCAAATGGACAGCGTGGAGAGGTATATGAGATCAATGGCGACCAAGTGGCTGTTATATTTGACCCACCTGAGGAGAAGCTGGCTGATGGTAAAAAAGATGAAGCAAACGAAGAGCAACATGCTAAACCAGCAGTTTACTGGGTTGACA CTCAGGATATCGTGCATGACAATGATACTCAGGCGGAAGATTGGCATATTGCAATCGAAGCACTTTGTGAG GTATTGCCATCTCTACAACCAGCCATTGTTTACTTTCCAGACAGTTCCCAGTGGCTGTCTAGGTCAGTTCCAAGATCAAATCGCAGAGAGTTTGTCGAAAAGGTAGAGGAAATGCTTGACCAGCTTACTGGACCGTTAGTTTTGATATGTGGGCAGAAAGTAGTGGAGGAAGCGGCAGCAGCGCCCAAGGATAAAGAACCG AAGACACTGTTGTTCCATAATCTCTCTCGCCTGTCTCCACTG TCATCGTCCTTGAAGCGACTCGTTGGGAGCCTAAAAGGGCGGAAGCCTTCAAGGTCCAGTGACATATCAAAGCTTTTCAAAAATAGATTCTTTATTCCTCTTCCAAAG GACGATGAGCAATTGAGAGTTTTCAATAGCCAGATTGAGGATGACAGAAAAATAATCATTTCAAGGCATAACCTCGTAGAGTTGCACAAG GTGCTTGAAGAACATGAGCTATCATGCGAAGATCTTTTGCATGTGAAGTCAGAGGGGATTGTTTTGACAAAACAAA GAGCAGAGAAAGTTGTTGGATGGGCTAGGAGTCACTATTTGTCGTCAGCAGTTCGCCCTTCCATAAAGGGTGACAGGCTGATCCTTCCCCGTGAAAG tttGGACATAGCCATTGGGAGGCTGAAGGAGCAGGATGCATCCAATAAGAAGCCCTCTGAAAACATGAAG ATTTTGGCAAAAGATGAGTATGAGCGCAATTTCATTTCAGCAGTTGTACCTCCCAATGAAATTGGAGTTAAATTTGATGACATTGGTGCTCTCGAGGATGTCAAAAAGACACTGGACGAACTTGTTACTCTGCCAATGAGGAGGCCAGAGCTTTTTTCGCATGGGAATTTGTTAAGG CCCTGCAAAGGTATATTGCTTTTTGGGCCTCCAGGAACAGGAAAAACACTTTTGGCTAAGGCACTTGCAACAGAAGCTGGAGCAAATTTTATAAGCATTACTGGTTCTACTCTCACATCAAAG TGGTTTGGAGACGCTGAGAAGCTCACCAAGGCACTTTTCTCTTTTGCTAGTCGACTAGCCCCTGTTATAATATTTGTGGACGAG GTTGACAGCTTACTTGGTGCAAGAGGTGGTTCATTTGAGCACGAAGCAACGAGAAGGATGCGGAATGAATTTATGGCAGCTTGGGATGGTCTAAGGTCCAAAGAGAACCAGAGGATCCTTATTCTTGGCGCAACAAACCGTCCATTCGATCTAGATGATGCAGTAATACGGCGTTTACCTAGGAG GATATATGTTGACCTTCCAGATGCACAGAATCGAATGAAAATTCTAAAGATTTTACTAGCGAAAGAAAACCTAGAATCTGACTTTAGATTTGATGAACTTGCTAATGCAACGGAAGGTTACTCTGGGAGTGACTTGAAG AACCTATGCATAGCTGCAGCATATAGGCCAGTTCATGAACTtctagaagaagaaaataag GGAGATACAAGTAGCACGAAAACTTCTTTAAGGGCACTGAAGCTGGATGACTTTGTCCAAGCAAAAGCCAAG GTAAGCCCATCAGTTGCTTTTGACGCTACAAGCATGAACGAGCTAAGAAAATGGAACGAACAGTATGGGGAAGGTGGCAGCAGGAGCAAATCACCATTCGGGTTTGGCAGCTAA
- the LOC133930593 gene encoding uncharacterized protein LOC133930593 isoform X2 — MHRAMRLRCIARCLLRRPLWHEPTTPAVASSGGGGALGGSAVVRRLGAPPRPCGERWRLCRFYSSKEGIGSSDAAVGSAGGGSGSGSGSSSEQEHARLGERDQQEWLSGERFLNGSKRRESPFLTKRERFRNEFLRRVVPWDKTGVSWNSFPYYVDANARQLLSECVASHLRHKDVVLEYGSGLQSSSGRILLQSLPGTELYRERLMRALANELHASLLVLDSSVLAPYDFGEDCSESEEEDNHAESEDEGSESEVEDQGESGESDDENTIKSVEDLKKLVPCTLEEFAKRVVGVQESSSAAESSGTAELSEEEKRPLQKGDRVKYVGASVVVEADHRIILGKIPTQDGSKSAYTFISGRTLSNGQRGEVYEINGDQVAVIFDPPEEKLADGKKDEANEEQHAKPAVYWVDTQDIVHDNDTQAEDWHIAIEALCEVLPSLQPAIVYFPDSSQWLSRSVPRSNRREFVEKVEEMLDQLTGPLVLICGQKVVEEAAAAPKDKEPSSSLKRLVGSLKGRKPSRSSDISKLFKNRFFIPLPKDDEQLRVFNSQIEDDRKIIISRHNLVELHKVLEEHELSCEDLLHVKSEGIVLTKQRAEKVVGWARSHYLSSAVRPSIKGDRLILPRESLDIAIGRLKEQDASNKKPSENMKILAKDEYERNFISAVVPPNEIGVKFDDIGALEDVKKTLDELVTLPMRRPELFSHGNLLRPCKGILLFGPPGTGKTLLAKALATEAGANFISITGSTLTSKWFGDAEKLTKALFSFASRLAPVIIFVDEVDSLLGARGGSFEHEATRRMRNEFMAAWDGLRSKENQRILILGATNRPFDLDDAVIRRLPRRIYVDLPDAQNRMKILKILLAKENLESDFRFDELANATEGYSGSDLKNLCIAAAYRPVHELLEEENKGDTSSTKTSLRALKLDDFVQAKAKVSPSVAFDATSMNELRKWNEQYGEGGSRSKSPFGFGS, encoded by the exons ATGCATCGCGCGATGCGGCTGCGATGCATCGCGCGGTGCCTCCTGCGCCGGCCGCTCTGGCACGAGCCCACCACCCCCGCGGTAGcctccagcggcggcggcggagccctcGGCGGGAGCGCCGTGGTGCGTAGGCTCGGTGCGCCCCCGCGGCCGTGCGGCGAGAGGTGGCGGCTGTGCCGGTTCTACAGCTCGAAGGAGGGCATTGGCAGCTCGGATGCGGCTGTGGGGAGCGCCGGCGGAGGTAGCGGTAGTGGTAGCGGTAGCAGCAGCGAGCAAGAGCACGCGCGGCTCGGGGAGAGGGACCAGCAGGAGTGGCTGAGCGGCGAGCGGTTCCTCAACGGCTCCAAGCGCCGGGAGTCGCCATTCCTCACCAAACGGGAGCGTTTTCGCAACGAGTTCCTGCGCCGCGTCGTGCCATGGGACAAGACTGGCGTCTCGTGGAACAGCTTCCCGTACTACGTCGA TGCGAATGCGAGGCAGCTGCTGAGCGAGTGCGTGGCATCGCACCTGCGGCACAAGGATGTTGTCTTGGAGTACGGTTCTGGGCTGCAGTCCTCCAGTGGGAGGATATTGCTCCAGAGCTTGCCAG GGACTGAACTTTATCGGGAGAGATTGATGAGAGCACTTGCCAATGAGTTACATGCGTCGTTGTTGGTTCTTGACAGCAGTGTTCTAGCTCCATAT GATTTTGGTGAAGATTGTTCGGAGAGTGAGGAAGAGGATAATCATGCAGAGTCAGAGGATGAAGGTTCAGAATCGGAGGTGGAAGACCAAGGTGAATCTGGTGAAAGCGATGATGAAAATACTATTAAATCCGTGGAAGACCTAAAGAAGCTAGTTCCATGCACTCTTGAGGAATTTGCCAAG AGAGTTGTTGGGGTACAGGAAAGTTCTTCGGCAGCAGAATCCTCTGGCACTGCTGAGTTGTCTGAAGAAGAGAAAAGGCCACTCCAAAAGG GAGATAGGGTCAAGTATGTTGGAGCGTCAGTGGTTGTTGAAGCAGATCATAG GATCATTTTGGGGAAAATACCTACTCAAGATGGCTCAAAGAGTGCCTATACCTTTATTAGTGGCAG AACTTTATCAAATGGACAGCGTGGAGAGGTATATGAGATCAATGGCGACCAAGTGGCTGTTATATTTGACCCACCTGAGGAGAAGCTGGCTGATGGTAAAAAAGATGAAGCAAACGAAGAGCAACATGCTAAACCAGCAGTTTACTGGGTTGACA CTCAGGATATCGTGCATGACAATGATACTCAGGCGGAAGATTGGCATATTGCAATCGAAGCACTTTGTGAG GTATTGCCATCTCTACAACCAGCCATTGTTTACTTTCCAGACAGTTCCCAGTGGCTGTCTAGGTCAGTTCCAAGATCAAATCGCAGAGAGTTTGTCGAAAAGGTAGAGGAAATGCTTGACCAGCTTACTGGACCGTTAGTTTTGATATGTGGGCAGAAAGTAGTGGAGGAAGCGGCAGCAGCGCCCAAGGATAAAGAACCG TCATCGTCCTTGAAGCGACTCGTTGGGAGCCTAAAAGGGCGGAAGCCTTCAAGGTCCAGTGACATATCAAAGCTTTTCAAAAATAGATTCTTTATTCCTCTTCCAAAG GACGATGAGCAATTGAGAGTTTTCAATAGCCAGATTGAGGATGACAGAAAAATAATCATTTCAAGGCATAACCTCGTAGAGTTGCACAAG GTGCTTGAAGAACATGAGCTATCATGCGAAGATCTTTTGCATGTGAAGTCAGAGGGGATTGTTTTGACAAAACAAA GAGCAGAGAAAGTTGTTGGATGGGCTAGGAGTCACTATTTGTCGTCAGCAGTTCGCCCTTCCATAAAGGGTGACAGGCTGATCCTTCCCCGTGAAAG tttGGACATAGCCATTGGGAGGCTGAAGGAGCAGGATGCATCCAATAAGAAGCCCTCTGAAAACATGAAG ATTTTGGCAAAAGATGAGTATGAGCGCAATTTCATTTCAGCAGTTGTACCTCCCAATGAAATTGGAGTTAAATTTGATGACATTGGTGCTCTCGAGGATGTCAAAAAGACACTGGACGAACTTGTTACTCTGCCAATGAGGAGGCCAGAGCTTTTTTCGCATGGGAATTTGTTAAGG CCCTGCAAAGGTATATTGCTTTTTGGGCCTCCAGGAACAGGAAAAACACTTTTGGCTAAGGCACTTGCAACAGAAGCTGGAGCAAATTTTATAAGCATTACTGGTTCTACTCTCACATCAAAG TGGTTTGGAGACGCTGAGAAGCTCACCAAGGCACTTTTCTCTTTTGCTAGTCGACTAGCCCCTGTTATAATATTTGTGGACGAG GTTGACAGCTTACTTGGTGCAAGAGGTGGTTCATTTGAGCACGAAGCAACGAGAAGGATGCGGAATGAATTTATGGCAGCTTGGGATGGTCTAAGGTCCAAAGAGAACCAGAGGATCCTTATTCTTGGCGCAACAAACCGTCCATTCGATCTAGATGATGCAGTAATACGGCGTTTACCTAGGAG GATATATGTTGACCTTCCAGATGCACAGAATCGAATGAAAATTCTAAAGATTTTACTAGCGAAAGAAAACCTAGAATCTGACTTTAGATTTGATGAACTTGCTAATGCAACGGAAGGTTACTCTGGGAGTGACTTGAAG AACCTATGCATAGCTGCAGCATATAGGCCAGTTCATGAACTtctagaagaagaaaataag GGAGATACAAGTAGCACGAAAACTTCTTTAAGGGCACTGAAGCTGGATGACTTTGTCCAAGCAAAAGCCAAG GTAAGCCCATCAGTTGCTTTTGACGCTACAAGCATGAACGAGCTAAGAAAATGGAACGAACAGTATGGGGAAGGTGGCAGCAGGAGCAAATCACCATTCGGGTTTGGCAGCTAA
- the LOC133930594 gene encoding shikimate kinase 2, chloroplastic-like: protein MEVGAGMATQPRTAVLGPGGRRSALLSEERRARAGSLRIVGPAGAAALAVRARQAKPVAPLCCVKASRGDESSHSSADEALLLKHKSEEVLFYLNGRCIYLVGMMGSGKSTVGKILAEVLGYSFFDSDKLVEQAVGMPSVAQIFNVHSEAFFRDNESSALRDLSSMRRLVVATGGGAVIRPVNWKYMKKGLSVWLDVPLDALAKRIAQVGTASRPLLDQPSGDPYTAAFSKLSMLAEQRGDAYANADARVSLGEIAAKQGHGDVSKLTPTDIAIEALHKIGNFVTEHSTTYGSGGDLHVDSQSRRMQES from the exons ATGGAGGTGGGCGCGGGCATGGCGACGCAACCGCGGACGGCGGTGCTCGGGCCCGGTGGGCGCCGGAGCGCGCTGCTCAGCGAGGAgaggcgggcgcgggcggggaGCTTGCGGATCGTAGGCCCGGCCGGAGCGGCCGCCTTGGCCGTGCGGGCCCGCCAGGCCAAGCCCGTTGCCCCGCTCTGCTGCGTCAAGGCATCGAGAG GTGATGAGAGCTCGCATAGTTCAGCTGACGAAGCCCTCTTGTTGAAG CATAAATCAGAAGAAGTTCTGTTCTACTTGAATGGGCGGTGCATTTACCTTGTTG GAATGATGGGCTCTGGTAAGAGTACCGTGGGGAAGATCTTAGCCGAAGTTTTGGGTTATTCATTCTTTGACAGCGATAAGTTGGTGGAACAAGCAGTTGGCATGCCGTCCGTTGCTCAGATATTCAACGTTCATAGTGAAGCATTTTTCAGAGATAATGAG AGTAGTGCCTTGAGGGATTTGTCCTCAATGCGGCGATTAGTTGTTGCAACTGGAGGTGGTGCTGTTATTAGGCCAGTTAACTG GAAATATATGAAGAAAGGCCtatctgtttggttggatgtgCCTTTGGACGCTCTTGCGAAGCGTATTGCTCAAGTGGGGACCGCTTCTCGTCCTCTTCTAGACCAGCCATCCGGCGATCCATACACAGCG GCTTTCTCAAAACTGAGCATGCTTGCGGAGCAGAGAGGCGATGCATATGCAAATGCTGATGCaagagtttctcttggag AGATTGCAGCTAAGCAGGGTCATGGTGATGTTTCTAAGCTGACACCAACTGATATCGCTATTGAG GCGCTACACAAGATTGGGAATTTTGTCACTGAGCATTCTACAACCTATGGATCAGGTGGCGACTTACATGTTGATTCCCAGAGTCGCAGGATGCAAGAATCTTGA